A section of the Armatimonadota bacterium genome encodes:
- a CDS encoding TraR/DksA C4-type zinc finger protein, whose amino-acid sequence MARARKVAKRGTSKKTVRRSPGKPKKMVLRRRRLVTPEAGAKAAPAISGEVASPQLQPAETSPGGSPRMSAAGAETRWTAQPITERDYPEFRAMLLAERDRLLRELAAMDRQLRQVEELGLVEQSSEDDYGDVAAEAVEREKGFALETSVQGMLRMVEDALRKLDAGQYGMCERCGEPIDVERLRALPFARLCIRCKTEEERERHQARWA is encoded by the coding sequence ATGGCAAGGGCGAGGAAGGTGGCGAAGAGGGGGACCTCGAAGAAGACCGTGCGCCGGTCCCCGGGGAAGCCGAAGAAGATGGTGCTCCGCCGGAGGCGGCTGGTCACCCCGGAAGCCGGAGCGAAAGCGGCTCCCGCGATCTCCGGGGAGGTCGCATCGCCCCAACTACAGCCTGCAGAGACTTCCCCCGGGGGAAGCCCGCGGATGTCCGCGGCAGGAGCCGAGACCCGATGGACCGCCCAGCCCATCACGGAGCGCGACTACCCGGAGTTCCGGGCGATGCTGCTGGCGGAGCGGGATCGCCTCCTCCGGGAGCTGGCCGCCATGGACCGGCAACTCCGGCAGGTGGAGGAGCTGGGCTTGGTGGAGCAGTCCTCGGAGGACGACTACGGGGACGTGGCCGCGGAGGCGGTGGAGCGGGAGAAGGGGTTTGCCCTGGAGACCTCCGTCCAGGGCATGCTCCGGATGGTGGAGGATGCCCTCCGCAAGCTGGATGCCGGGCAGTACGGCATGTGCGAGCGATGCGGGGAGCCCATCGACGTGGAGCGGTTGCGCGCTCTCCCGTTCGCGAGACTATGCATCCGGTGCAAGACCGAGGAGGAACGGGAGCGGCATCAAGCCCGCTGGGCATGA
- a CDS encoding amino acid racemase, giving the protein MSLTVGVLGGMGPRATADFFRKLIELTPARRDQDHLRVLVESNPQIPDRSAFILGGGEDPTPWLVEAARRLEAAGADFLVIPCNTAHYFLEAIRRSVRIPVLDITEAVAEAAVRAVPGLVAAGLLATTATIRARLYHRTFARREVRVVVPEGEEQEVVDRAIYSVKAGDLGPAVREGVRRVGLGLVDRGAQAIVLGCTEIPLVVDPAEWPVPVIDSTLALARTAVHAALSACREEDEPVARSQKGR; this is encoded by the coding sequence ATGTCGCTGACGGTCGGGGTCCTGGGGGGGATGGGCCCTCGGGCGACCGCGGATTTCTTCCGGAAGCTCATCGAGCTCACCCCCGCGCGACGGGACCAGGACCACCTCCGGGTACTCGTGGAGAGCAACCCGCAGATCCCGGACCGCTCCGCGTTCATTCTCGGGGGAGGGGAAGATCCTACCCCGTGGCTGGTGGAGGCCGCGCGGAGGCTGGAGGCTGCGGGTGCGGACTTCTTGGTGATCCCGTGCAATACGGCCCACTATTTCCTGGAAGCCATCCGCCGCAGCGTGAGGATCCCGGTCCTGGACATCACGGAGGCGGTGGCGGAGGCCGCGGTCCGGGCGGTCCCGGGCCTGGTCGCCGCGGGGCTCCTGGCCACCACGGCCACCATCCGCGCCCGCCTTTACCACCGGACCTTCGCCCGGCGGGAGGTCCGGGTGGTGGTTCCGGAGGGGGAGGAACAGGAGGTCGTGGATCGGGCCATCTATTCGGTAAAGGCGGGAGATCTGGGGCCCGCGGTACGGGAGGGGGTCCGACGGGTGGGGCTCGGGCTAGTGGATCGGGGGGCTCAGGCCATCGTGCTGGGATGTACCGAGATCCCTCTCGTGGTGGACCCGGCTGAGTGGCCGGTCCCGGTCATCGACTCTACCCTGGCCCTGGCCCGGACCGCGGTGCACGCCGCCCTCTCCGCATGCCGGGAAGAGGACGAGCCCGTGGCACGTTCCCAGAAGGGACGGTAG